A genomic stretch from Moraxella nasicaprae includes:
- a CDS encoding DUF1615 domain-containing protein: protein MRQTIFRTAFLMMGIVAMTGCDLPSHQSDTGTSLSNKQIAKLIPTHVKNSQSWAADIASVFDQLRLDKTAQNICTAIAVIDQESNFVADPSVPNLGNAALNAIDEKLESKLGKPLAGVFRTMLETRPNKQDNFIKQIKKVKTEKELDELYQKIFDYFTTTYKVNSLSQITKLSGQGIDERINPITTLGSMQVHIDYARSHRRVNMSDRELRQDLYTQFGGLYYGIHRLMVYQADYDRPLYRFADYNSGMYSSRNAAFQQRIATLTGEKISIDGDLLLYNDGSPTIKKSQTEKVLVALLAKTKQPLNERQIRSDLKKEKKKSFEQTQTYQLVNELFTQKTGKPASYAIMPKVVISGPKLSQDYDTNWFATRVDKRYQTCMSAAKKSKLT, encoded by the coding sequence ATGAGACAGACAATCTTTCGTACTGCTTTTTTGATGATGGGCATTGTGGCAATGACTGGCTGTGACTTACCCAGCCATCAGTCTGATACTGGCACATCGCTGAGCAACAAACAAATCGCCAAGCTCATTCCCACTCATGTCAAGAACTCCCAAAGTTGGGCTGCGGACATCGCTTCGGTTTTTGACCAATTACGCCTCGACAAAACCGCCCAAAACATCTGCACTGCCATCGCTGTCATCGACCAAGAATCCAACTTCGTGGCAGACCCTAGTGTGCCAAATCTGGGCAATGCCGCCTTGAACGCCATTGACGAAAAATTAGAAAGCAAATTGGGCAAACCGTTGGCTGGCGTATTTCGCACGATGCTAGAAACCCGCCCAAATAAACAAGACAACTTCATCAAGCAAATCAAAAAAGTCAAAACCGAAAAAGAGCTTGATGAGCTGTACCAAAAGATTTTTGATTATTTTACCACCACCTATAAAGTCAATTCTTTGTCGCAAATCACCAAACTAAGCGGACAAGGCATTGACGAACGCATCAATCCCATCACCACGCTAGGCTCAATGCAGGTGCATATTGATTATGCTCGCAGTCATCGCCGTGTCAATATGAGCGACCGTGAGCTTAGACAGGATTTGTACACACAATTTGGCGGTCTGTATTATGGCATTCATCGCTTGATGGTCTATCAAGCCGACTATGACAGACCATTGTATCGCTTTGCGGATTATAATTCGGGCATGTATTCTAGTCGTAATGCCGCTTTTCAGCAGCGTATCGCCACCTTGACGGGCGAAAAAATTTCCATTGATGGCGATTTATTGCTATATAATGATGGCAGTCCCACCATCAAAAAAAGCCAAACCGAAAAAGTGTTAGTCGCACTGCTTGCCAAAACCAAGCAACCGCTAAACGAACGACAAATCCGTTCTGATTTGAAAAAAGAAAAGAAAAAATCTTTTGAGCAAACACAAACCTATCAACTGGTCAATGAGCTGTTTACCCAAAAAACAGGCAAGCCTGCCAGTTATGCCATCATGCCAAAAGTCGTCATTTCAGGGCCAAAACTCAGTCAAGATTATGACACCAACTGGTTCGCCACTCGGGTGGATAAACGCTATCAGACCTGCATGAGTGCCGCCAAAAAATCAAAATTAACCTAA
- a CDS encoding acyl-CoA thioesterase: MQTSYDRYAHTPRQQTASVQDLLNTLDLVQLSDDVFEGQSFDYVGPRVFGGQVLAQALMAAARTLTDDKPCHSLHGYFLRGGDIRLPIVYQVRRLRDGRSLSAREIIAVQYVDSTSEQGLPIKTEQVIFSMIASFSPMEGGLDYQTQMPDYPAPMSLPTEQELKAQYLDRIDPALQARFMRPRHIEIRPIFPQDPITPAKTKPHQANWLRIADLGNQPACVHQALLAFSSDFYLVATGLMSHGISFMQKGLQIASIDHSMHFHRPFDIREFLLYDMWSDTTSHAKGLNHGQFWQDGKLVATTQQEGLMRLHRSILDNI, encoded by the coding sequence ATGCAAACTTCATATGACCGCTACGCCCACACACCACGCCAGCAGACCGCCAGCGTGCAAGATTTATTAAATACATTAGATTTGGTGCAGCTAAGCGATGATGTGTTTGAAGGTCAAAGTTTTGATTATGTCGGCCCTAGGGTGTTTGGCGGGCAAGTATTGGCACAAGCCTTGATGGCAGCAGCTCGCACCTTGACCGATGACAAGCCATGCCATAGCTTGCACGGCTATTTTTTGCGTGGTGGGGACATTCGATTGCCCATCGTCTATCAGGTGCGTCGCCTCAGAGATGGACGCAGTTTGTCAGCACGAGAAATCATTGCCGTGCAGTATGTGGACAGCACCAGCGAACAAGGTCTGCCCATCAAGACAGAACAGGTCATTTTTTCGATGATTGCCTCTTTTTCGCCGATGGAAGGCGGTCTGGACTATCAAACCCAAATGCCAGACTACCCAGCACCAATGAGCCTGCCGACCGAACAAGAGCTAAAAGCACAGTATCTTGACCGCATTGACCCAGCATTGCAAGCTCGCTTCATGCGTCCACGCCACATTGAGATTCGCCCCATTTTCCCCCAAGACCCCATCACGCCTGCCAAGACCAAACCGCACCAAGCCAACTGGCTACGCATTGCTGATTTGGGCAATCAGCCCGCCTGCGTCCACCAAGCCCTACTGGCTTTTTCATCAGATTTTTATTTGGTTGCCACAGGATTGATGAGTCATGGCATCAGCTTCATGCAAAAAGGCTTACAGATTGCCAGCATTGACCATAGTATGCACTTTCATCGCCCTTTTGACATCAGAGAATTTTTACTCTACGACATGTGGAGCGACACCACCAGCCACGCCAAAGGTCTTAATCATGGGCAATTTTGGCAAGATGGTAAGCTGGTCGCCACCACACAACAAGAAGGTCTGATGCGTCTGCATCGCTCCATACTTGATAATATTTGA
- the plsB gene encoding glycerol-3-phosphate 1-O-acyltransferase PlsB: protein MFKLPKWFGQTNQSNNQESTLEQKPSSYRRLSAKGLSLAVKPSLIGEVPELDTHIPTFYVIRAYSRSNSLLVGMQTQELGLPSALAPIKTDDINETSAMIFLQDRRQGNPTKPSSRLDRLIAAALANPELQVRLVPVTILWGRAPDKEESLFRLLMADEWQSPNIPKQLFNIGVMGRDTFVQFSKPKDLQKLISDAKAGVGDDLTQIIALRLKGYLDKQRTSIVGPDLSDRRNIAGTILSSPVVQAAIEKEAQASGRSIAQVKAEAQGYLGEITSDYSHSVMRFFDHFLTWLWTRLYDGVEVRHFERVRELAADHQIVYVPCHRSHMDYLLLSYVIYKQGLRIPHIAAGDNLNIPILGEILRNGGAFFMRRSFKGNALYSTVFKEYVHSLMQRAAPMEYFIEGGRSRSGRLLPPKLGMLAMTVNSHLREPAKPVVFIPTYISYERIMEGATYVGELKGKPKESENWLGILKTARKIERIFGTVHLVFGEPLHLNDFMQKFSVKPMENSDENTKNTHAMVQNLGVKVMQNINKAAVVNPVSLLALVLLSTPNLALDENQCIQQIQLYQHLAQALPYDADTHVTDMTPKQIIDHGVKLKLIERTPHILGDMVRVADKQAPLLSYFRNNILHVFIIASFMAALVQRNGRIYRDKLDGITKLLYPFLQSELFLKTSLRNITETTDGVLDLLIEQKVIVDLGDGVLGSPQGNSVAYQQLMVLAAPAQQSLERYFMALTLLSEQGSNRLTTEQFINLCHVLGQRISVLHADDLPDMFDKALFQSFIDTLVRTDYVSIDDKTELLKFDERIDQIAQNAKFVLQPDVMQLLRHSANLSNEEMTLAIEQMSQKRKFGRK from the coding sequence ATGTTTAAACTGCCAAAGTGGTTTGGTCAAACAAACCAATCTAACAATCAAGAAAGCACCTTAGAACAAAAACCAAGCTCGTATCGTCGCTTATCCGCCAAAGGATTGTCGCTGGCGGTCAAGCCAAGCCTGATTGGTGAAGTGCCAGAGTTGGATACGCACATACCGACTTTTTATGTGATTCGAGCTTATTCTCGCTCCAATAGTTTGCTGGTTGGTATGCAGACGCAGGAGCTTGGCTTGCCATCAGCACTGGCTCCCATTAAAACCGATGACATCAACGAAACTTCGGCGATGATTTTTTTGCAAGACCGCAGACAAGGCAATCCGACCAAGCCAAGCTCTCGGCTTGATAGATTGATTGCAGCGGCACTTGCCAATCCAGAATTACAAGTCAGATTAGTGCCAGTCACGATTTTATGGGGACGAGCCCCTGACAAAGAGGAGTCTTTGTTCCGTTTGTTGATGGCGGACGAATGGCAGTCGCCCAATATTCCCAAGCAGCTGTTTAATATTGGCGTGATGGGGCGAGATACTTTTGTGCAATTTTCCAAGCCAAAAGACCTGCAAAAACTCATCAGTGATGCTAAGGCAGGCGTGGGCGATGACCTGACACAAATCATTGCGTTGCGACTCAAAGGCTATCTGGATAAGCAACGCACCAGCATTGTTGGGCCTGATTTATCCGACAGACGCAATATTGCAGGGACGATTCTATCATCGCCTGTGGTGCAGGCCGCCATCGAAAAAGAAGCCCAAGCCTCAGGTCGCAGTATCGCTCAGGTTAAGGCAGAGGCACAAGGCTATCTGGGCGAGATTACCAGTGATTATTCGCATTCGGTGATGCGATTTTTTGACCACTTTTTGACTTGGCTATGGACTCGCCTGTACGATGGCGTGGAAGTGCGACACTTTGAGCGAGTGAGGGAGCTGGCTGCCGACCATCAAATCGTCTATGTACCGTGCCATCGCAGCCACATGGACTACCTATTATTATCTTATGTGATTTATAAACAAGGATTAAGAATACCGCACATCGCTGCTGGCGATAATCTAAATATTCCGATTTTGGGCGAGATTTTGCGAAATGGCGGTGCGTTCTTCATGCGTCGTAGTTTCAAGGGTAATGCCCTATACAGCACGGTGTTTAAGGAGTATGTACACAGCCTTATGCAGCGAGCAGCACCGATGGAATATTTCATCGAGGGTGGTCGTTCTCGTTCGGGTCGTCTGTTACCGCCCAAACTTGGTATGCTGGCGATGACGGTGAATAGCCATCTTAGAGAGCCTGCCAAGCCTGTGGTGTTTATCCCAACTTACATCAGCTATGAACGCATCATGGAAGGGGCAACTTATGTGGGCGAATTAAAGGGCAAGCCCAAAGAAAGTGAAAACTGGCTTGGTATCCTAAAAACCGCTCGCAAGATTGAACGGATTTTTGGTACGGTGCATTTGGTGTTTGGCGAACCGCTACATTTGAATGATTTTATGCAGAAATTTTCTGTCAAGCCGATGGAAAATTCTGATGAAAACACCAAAAACACGCACGCCATGGTACAAAATCTGGGCGTCAAAGTGATGCAAAACATCAATAAAGCGGCGGTGGTCAATCCTGTATCATTGTTGGCTTTGGTGCTGTTATCCACGCCAAATCTGGCACTTGATGAGAATCAGTGTATTCAGCAGATTCAACTGTATCAGCATCTTGCCCAAGCATTGCCTTATGATGCTGACACTCATGTGACCGACATGACCCCAAAACAAATCATCGATCATGGAGTGAAGCTAAAACTCATCGAACGCACGCCACATATTTTGGGCGACATGGTGCGTGTGGCGGACAAACAAGCTCCTTTGCTGAGTTATTTTAGGAACAACATCTTGCATGTGTTCATCATTGCAAGTTTTATGGCGGCATTGGTACAACGAAATGGTCGTATCTATCGAGATAAATTAGATGGCATCACCAAGCTGCTGTACCCGTTTTTACAAAGTGAATTATTTTTAAAAACTTCCCTAAGAAACATCACTGAGACGACCGATGGCGTGCTGGATTTGCTCATCGAACAAAAAGTGATTGTGGACTTGGGCGATGGTGTGCTTGGCTCGCCACAGGGTAATAGCGTGGCATATCAGCAGTTGATGGTGCTGGCTGCTCCTGCCCAGCAGAGTTTGGAACGCTATTTTATGGCATTGACTTTATTGTCAGAGCAAGGCTCAAACCGCCTGACAACTGAACAGTTTATCAATCTGTGCCATGTGCTTGGTCAAAGAATCTCGGTGCTACACGCCGATGATTTGCCAGATATGTTTGACAAAGCATTGTTCCAAAGTTTCATTGATACTTTGGTGCGAACAGATTATGTCAGCATTGATGACAAAACAGAACTGCTCAAATTTGATGAACGCATCGATCAGATTGCCCAAAACGCCAAATTTGTCTTGCAGCCCGATGTGATGCAGCTGCTTCGCCACAGTGCCAATCTGTCTAACGAAGAGATGACGCTTGCCATCGAGCAGATGAGCCAAAAACGCAAATTTGGACGCAAGTGA
- a CDS encoding ABC transporter ATP-binding protein, whose amino-acid sequence MLITQQLSVYAYQKTLLKNINLQLKPATLYGLIGHNGSGKSTLIKALSGNIKPSDGKVLLDGQNLHDLSPKLLAKQLAYLPQKLPEQAGFSTKELVMLGRYPHQSFLSRPSEQDYQLVEKAMAVTGVAPFAAASLATLSGGEKARAWLAMCLAQKTPYLLLDEPLAPLDIVYQVQILELIQRLAHEQGLCVVVIIHDINLASQFCDEIIALKGGELVYQGDAQTLMNAETLHDIFGIRLTLLTHPTTGKQVAVV is encoded by the coding sequence ATGCTCATCACTCAACAGCTGTCGGTTTATGCTTACCAAAAAACCTTATTAAAAAACATCAACTTACAACTAAAACCTGCCACACTCTATGGTCTGATTGGGCATAATGGTTCTGGCAAGTCCACGCTCATCAAGGCGTTGTCTGGCAACATCAAGCCCAGCGATGGCAAGGTTTTGCTTGATGGGCAAAATCTGCATGATTTATCCCCAAAACTGCTTGCCAAACAACTGGCGTATCTGCCCCAAAAACTGCCCGAGCAAGCAGGATTTAGTACCAAAGAACTGGTGATGCTTGGGCGTTATCCGCACCAAAGTTTTCTATCTAGACCCTCTGAGCAGGATTATCAGCTGGTTGAAAAAGCGATGGCGGTAACAGGGGTTGCACCGTTTGCCGCAGCCAGTTTGGCAACTTTGTCAGGCGGTGAAAAGGCTCGCGCGTGGCTTGCGATGTGTCTGGCTCAAAAGACCCCTTATTTGTTGCTTGATGAACCATTAGCACCACTTGACATCGTATATCAAGTACAGATTCTTGAATTGATTCAACGCCTTGCCCACGAACAAGGTCTGTGCGTGGTGGTCATCATTCATGACATCAATCTGGCAAGTCAATTTTGTGATGAAATCATCGCCCTAAAAGGCGGGGAACTGGTCTATCAGGGCGATGCCCAGACCCTGATGAATGCAGAAACCTTGCACGATATTTTTGGGATAAGATTGACGCTATTGACGCACCCAACCACAGGCAAACAGGTGGCGGTGGTTTGA